The Grus americana isolate bGruAme1 chromosome 8, bGruAme1.mat, whole genome shotgun sequence genome includes a region encoding these proteins:
- the PIGC gene encoding phosphatidylinositol N-acetylglucosaminyltransferase subunit C, whose translation MEPVPGRRWQKVLYERQPFPDNYVDQRFLGELRKNVHARRYRYRAVVFQSGAVVQQLCSVCIFVVTWWYMDAGMLSPQGLFGVALVSSLLGYVLFDAVDGGAGRRESGRTRWADLKSTLVFAAFTYGFSPVLKTLTESISTDTIYAMSALMLLGHLIFFDYGANAAIVSSTLSLNMAIFASVCLASRLPRSLHAFVMVTFAMQIFALWPMLQKKLKAQTPRCYVGVTVLFALAALAGLATVSSVGAVLFTSLLLAISCLCPYCLIRFQLTKDNIHGPWDEAEIKEDLSRFLM comes from the coding sequence ATGGAACCGGTCCCCGGGCGGCGGTGGCAGAAGGTGCTGTACGAGCGGCAGCCCTTCCCCGATAACTACGTGGACCAGCGGTTCCTGGGGGAGCTGCGGAAGAACGTGCACGCCCGCCGGTACCGGTACCGGGCCGTCGTTTTCCAGTCGGGAGCAGTGgtgcagcagctgtgcagcGTCTGCATCTTCGTTGTCACCTGGTGGTACATGGACGCCGGGATGCTGAGCCCGCAGGGGCTTTTTGGGGTGGCCCTGGTCTCCTCCCTGCTCGGCTACGTCCTCTTCGACGCCGTGgacggcggggccgggcggcgggagAGCGGGCGGACGCGGTGGGCTGACCTGAAGAGCACGCTGGTGTTTGCTGCCTTCACCTACGGCTTCTCGCCGGTGCTGAAAACACTGACGGAGTCCATCAGCACGGACACCATCTATGCCATGTCAGCCCTCATGCTCCTCGGTCACCTCATCTTCTTCGACTACGGCGCCAACGCGGCCATCGTCTCCAGCACGCTGTCCCTCAACATGGCCATCTTTGCCTCGGTGTGCTTGGCCTCCCGCCTGCCTCGCTCCCTCCACGCTTTTGTCATGGTCACCTTCGCCATGCAGATCTTTGCGCTCTGGCCCATGCtgcagaagaaactgaaagcCCAGACGCCCCGATGCTACGTGGGGGTGACGGTGCTGTTTGCGCTGGCAGcgctggcagggctggccacCGTGTCCAGCGTGGGTGCTGTGCTCTTCACCTCGCTGCTGCTCGccatctcctgcctctgcccttACTGCCTCATCCGCTTTCAGCTGACCAAGGACAACATCCACGGGCCGTGGGATGAGGCTGAAATCAAGGAGGACCTCTCCAGGTTCCTCATGTAG